One window of the Endomicrobium proavitum genome contains the following:
- a CDS encoding peptide chain release factor family protein, whose translation MINFGVSDSKHKELYKKFEKFGVKEADIEEKFIRSPGKGGQNVNKVSTAVYLKHIPTGTEVKCHRERLQGLNRFIARKLLIEKIEESVLGELSEKQKKIEKIRRQKRRRNKKAKEKMLENKKYNSDKKANRSKVDF comes from the coding sequence AGAGCTTTATAAAAAGTTTGAAAAATTCGGCGTTAAAGAAGCCGATATTGAAGAGAAATTTATACGTTCTCCCGGGAAAGGCGGACAAAACGTTAATAAAGTTTCAACCGCGGTCTATTTAAAACATATCCCGACAGGCACGGAAGTTAAGTGTCACAGGGAAAGATTGCAGGGGCTAAACCGTTTTATTGCAAGAAAACTTTTAATTGAGAAAATAGAAGAATCCGTTTTAGGCGAACTTTCCGAAAAGCAGAAAAAAATAGAAAAAATCCGCCGCCAAAAACGGCGTCGCAATAAAAAAGCAAAAGAAAAAATGTTAGAAAATAAAAAATACAACTCCGATAAAAAAGCCAACCGCAGCAAAGTAGATTTTTAA